The DNA segment CCGAAGGAGATGGCCCGCGTGACGCTCATCCGGTAGAGGTTCAGGCGGAGGACGGACGCCGGGCCCAGCCGCCATCCCAGCTCCAGTTCCCGGCTGCGGATGATCTCCGGTCGAAGGTAGCCCTTGAACACGAAGAAGGTGCTGTAGGTCTGGAAGAGGGTGGGGCTCCGGAACGCCTCGCCGTAGAGCAGCTTGGCGTTGAACCGTCCGCGGACGAAGGTGAGCCCCAGCCGGGGCGCGAAGGCGTGGGACAGGCCGCTGTCCTCGTAGCGGCCGCCGGTCGTCAGCCCCCACGCGCCGGCCTGCTGGGTGTATTCCAGGTAGCCGTACCGCGTCTGGAGCGTCTCCTGGGGAACCAGGTTCGCGGGGTCCTGCGGATCGCGCAGGGCGCCGCGGTTCTGCAGGTCCACGCTGCGCTCCCGGTCCTGGATGAACCCCCCGCCCACGAGGAGCGCGCCGGGATAGGGCAGGTTCCACCGCAGGCCGGCGTCCGCCACGAAGCGCCCGCGCTCCGTCCCCGAGTGGTTCACGCCGTTGGCGTTGAGTTCCTGGGGATAGACGGAGCCGCCGGTATTCTCAAGGAGTTCCGCCCGGGTCTCCAGGCTCAGGCGCGAGGTCACGGGGGTGGTGCGCTGGATCCGGATCCCCTGGACGATCCGCGACGCCGTGCCCAGGATGCCGGGCGCGAAGCCCGGAAGGACGGGATTGCCGTTGCCGGATCCGCCGCCATCCACCTGCGCCTCCTGGAACGCCACCCGCACCAGGCTGAGGGACGTGCCCAGGGCCTTCACTTCCGCGAACAGGTTGGAGACTTCGCGTCGGGTGTTTCCCTTGTCCTGGCTGAAGCTCTGCCCGGTGAGGAAGGTGTCGACGTAGGGTTGGCGGCTGAAGGGACTGGTCTGGTAGCCCGCGTTCAGCGAGAGGGCGACGCCATTGGAGAACCGTCCGTTGGTGACGAGGTAGCCGCCCTGGCCGTGGTCGCCGGCGCCCAGCGTCGTGCCCCGCAGGGTGAAGCGGCCGGCCTCGGGATCCTCGGCGGAGCGGGTGATGAGGTTGATCACCGCCGCGCCCGCGAACTGGCCGTAGACGGCGCTTCCGGGGCCCCGGATCACCTCCACCCGCTCGATGAGCTCCGCGGGATAGTTCCCATAGTAGTTCACGTTCCCGTTGTGGAGGGGGCTGGTCTGGATCCCGTTCACCATCAGCAGGGCCTTGCCCTCGTGGGCCCAGATTCCGCGTTCGGACAGGCCGATCAGGGCCGTCCCGTCGTTGCCGAAATCGAATCCCGGCAGGGTGCGGAGGATATCCGCCAGCTCCCGCCAGCCGTAGCGCTCGATGTCGGTCCGAGTCACCACGAAGACCGCGGAGGGCGCCTGCTCCTGGTCCTGCTGGAGGCGGCTGGCGATGATCACCGGCGTGCCGAGCAGGCGCGCCATCTCATCCGGCGGCTCCTGGGCGGATAGGAACGCCGAAAGGAGCGGCAGCAGGCGCGCGAAAGTTCGGGACACCGGATCTCCGTCTGGGATGAGGAATGATTAAGCGGCTCTTCGGCAGGAATGCCGCGGGACCTTGAATGCGATATGAAGGGCCGGAATCAAGTCCCGCGCGGGGCCTGCCGAAAAAGCCCCTGAATCCCGATTCCATCCAGGTCCTCCGGAACGCCGACGTGCCGAATCCTGCGAGCGGCTCTCGGGCACCTTCCCCACCCGGCAGCCTTGTCCATGCGCCCCTGGACCCTTCCCATCGAGCCGAGATCCGGCTGCCCGGCGGCGGCATGAGACGCCTGCCCTTCCTTCTGGCGCCGGCGGTGCTCGCGGCGGGAGCCCTGGTCGAAGGCCAGCCGGCGGAGCCGGAATATTCGATCAAGGCCAAGATGCTGGTCGAGATGCTGTCCTACGTGCAGTGGCCGCCGTCGGCGGAACCCGCCGCCGCCTTCGATCTGGTGGTGATGGGCCGCTCGCCCTTCGGGAGGCACCTGGACGACTACGCCCGCTCCCGGACCATCGCCCGCCGTCCCATCCGCATCCGCTACCTGCCGAAGACCGGCGACCCGGGCCCCTGCGACGCGATCTTCCTGTGCGCCTCGGAATCCGCCCGGGCCGACGCCGTGTGGGCCTGGGCCCAGGAGCGCCAGGCGCTGACGCTCGCCGACGACGAGGCCCTCGCCCGGCGGGGCGCCATGGTCGTCCTCCTGATGGAGGGCCGCTTCGTCCGTCCCGCCGTGAACCTCGGCGCCGCCTCGGCCGCGGGGATCTCGTTCAGTTCGAGGCTGCTCCAGTATGCTCGGATTCTTTCGACCCCCCGTCCTTCCCGCCGTCCCGCGCCCTGATTAGGAGCCCTCCGCTTGCCCGCCCCGACCTCCTCCATCCGCCGCAAGGTGATCGCCCTGGTGCTCGCCGCCACGACGTCGTCCCTGCTGCTGGCGGCCCTCGCCTTCCTGGGCTACGAGCGGTACGCCCTGCGGCGGGGAGCGGCGCAGGATCTGGAGGCCCTCGGCGGAATCGTCGCCTACAACACCGCGCCCACCGTCGCGTTCCACGACGCCGGCGCCGCGGCGCAGATCCTGGAGAGCCTCAAGACCCACGGCCACATCATCCGCGCCCAGGTGCACCTGCCCTCGGGCGAACTGCTGGCGGCCTTCCCCCCGGACGCGGCGGCGGACGAGCCCCGGCCCCTCGCTACGGCGCAGGAGGGCGTGCGGTTCCGGGGCAGCCGCATCGAGCTGACGAAGCTGATCCACAGCCCTGAAGGCGAGCCCATCGGCGTGGCCTTCCTCGTCTCGGACCAGGGCCACCTCACCGATCGGCTGGTGCTGGCCGCGGTTTTCCTGGCGGGCCTGCTGGTGGTCCTGGGCCTGGCGGCGTGGAGCTTCGTCCGCCGCTGGGCGCGGGTGATCACCGGGCCGGTCCTGGATCTGGCGGACGTGGCTTCCCGGGTGTCCGCCAGCCGGGACTACAGCCTGCGGGCCCGCTCCCGGGGCGACGACGAACTGGGCGTCCTGGTGGGGGCCTTCAACGGGATGCTGGAGCGGATCCAGGAGCAGGACCGCCGTCTGGCCGAGCACCGGGGCCAGTTGGAGGGACAGGTCGCCGCGCGGACCTCCGAGCTGGTGCGCACCAACAACGAGCTGCTGCTGGCCAAGGAGCGGGCGGAGGTCTCCAACCGAGCCAAGAGCACCTTCCTCGCGAACATGAGCCACGAGCTGCGGACGCCGCTGAACGCGATCCTGCTCTACAGCGAGCTGGTGCGTGAGGATTCCGAGGCCGCGGGCCACGCGGAGATCCTGCCCGACGTGCGCCGCATCGAGTCCGCCGGCCGGCACCTGCTGAGCCTCATCAACGACATCCTGGACCTCTCCAAGATCGAGGCGGGGAAGATGACCGTGGCGGAGGAGGCCTTCGACGTCCCCGCCATGATCCGGGACGTGCTCGCCACCGTGGAGCCCCTGGCCGCCAAGAACGGGAACACGCTCCACTTCACCTGCGCGCCGGACGTGGCGGAGATCGTGTCGGACGCCACCAAGGTGCGCCAGTCGCTGTTCAACCTCCTGAGCAATGCCTGCAAGTTCACCCGCGACGGGCGCATCGAGGTGCGGGCGGCGGTGGATCCGCTCCCGGGTTCCGACGTGCCCTGGCTGCACCTCAGCGTGGAGGACACGGGCATCGGGATCAGCCCCGAGCAGCTCCAGCGGATCTTCAGCGAATTCATCCAGGCGGAGGAGGGGATGAGCCGCCAGTTCGGCGGAACGGGGCTGGGCCTCGCGCTCAGCCGCAAGTTCTGCCAGCTCCTCGGCGGCGACATCCGGGTGCGGAGCGAAGCCGGCAAGGGATCGGTGTTCACCCTGCTCCTGCCCCTCGCGCCGCCCGTCCCCAAAACCAATCCGGAGCCGGCCGCTACGGGGCCGGTGCTGTCGCCCATGGCGGGCCCGGTCCTGCTGGTGGACGACGATCCCACCCTGCTGGAGGCCCTGGCGCGGCTGCTGGTCCGCGGCGGCGTGGACGTGCGCACCGCCCAGAACGGCCGGGAAGGGCTGCGGGCGGCGCGGGAGTGCCGGCCTTCGCTGGTGGTGCTCGACGTGATGATGCCCACCATGGACGGCTGGGAGGTTCTCCGGGCGTTCAAGGAGGATCTGGCGCTGGCGGCCATTCCCGTCGTGATGCTCACCATCCTCGACCAGGTGGAGCGGGGCCTGGCCCTGGGGGCGTCGGAGTTCCTGTTCAAGCCCATCGACCGCGCGCAGTTGATGGGCGTCGTGGAGAAGTACCGCGCCCGGTGGGGGCGGTGATGCGCGGCGGAGGCCAAGGCGGCGAAAGGGGGCGGTCATGAACCGGATCCTGCTGGTGGAGGACAACGAGATGAACCGGGACGCCATCTCCCGGCTGCTGGAGCGGCGGGGCTTCACCCTGCTCCTGGCCGCCGACGGCGAGGAGGGCGTCCGGCTCTGCCGGGAGACCAGGCCGGACCTGGTGCTCATGGACCTGGGCCTGCCGGGGATCGACGGCTTCGAGGCCACCCGGCGCATCAAGGCGGATCCCGTCACCAGCCACATCCCCGTGGTGGCCCTCACGGCCCGGGCCCTCACCTCCGATCGCGAGGCGGCCTTCGCGGCGGGCTGCGACGACTACGACACCAAGCCCGTCGATCTCGGGCGGCTGGTGGACAAAATCCGCCGGCTGACCGGCGATCCGGAGGCGCCATGATGCCTGTTTCCGTCGGGGCTCCCGCCCGGCTGCTCGTGGTGGACGACGCCGAATCCAACCTGGAGGTGATGACCCGCATCCTCGAGCGGGAGGGCCACCAGGTCGTCACGGCCTCGGGCGGGGCCGAGGGGCTGGCGAAGCTGCGGGACGGCGACTACGACATGGTCCTCCTCGACGTGATGATGCCCGGCGTGGACGGGATCCAGGTCATGCAGGCCATCCGCGACGACGAGCGGCTCAAGCGCATTCCCGTGGTGATGCTGTCCGCGCTCCACGAGCAGGACACCATCGTGAAGTGCATCCAACTGGGGGCCCAGGACTACCTGCCCAAGCCCATCAACCAGCAGCTCCTCAAGGCGCGGATCAAGGCCTGCCTCGAGCGGAAGCGGCTGCAGGACCTGGAGGACGCCTCCACGTTGAGGCTGGAAGCCGTCGGCGCCCAGTTGCGGGCCGCCAACGAGCAGCTGCGCCGCGCCAATCAGCTGAAGAGCCGCTTCCTCGCCACCGCCGCGCACGACCTGAAGAACCCCCTGGGCGGCATCCTCCTGCTGGCGGATCGGATCCGGATGGAGGCGGAGCGGGGCGCGCCGCCCGAGCGCATCGCGGCGCAGGCCGGCCGCGTCCACGAGGTGGTCCAGAAGATGGTCCACATCATCAACAGCCTGCTCGACACCACCGTCCAGGAGATGGGCGAGGTGATCCCCGCGTTCGAAATGGCGGATCTGGGTTCCGTCATCCGCGCCGTGGTCCGCGAGAACGAGCCCTACGCCGCCAGCAAGGGGATCCGCCTGCATTGCGACGCTCCGGACGGGCTGTGCCGCGGAGTGGTGGACCGCGCCCGGCTGGCGCAGGCTGTGGACAACCTCGTGAACAACGCCATCAAGTACTCGCCCGGCGGATCCGAAATTCAGGTGGGCCTGGAGCACCACGGCGAAACTCCGGGCGGCGTCGCCCGCATCGGCGTGATCGACCAGGGGCCCGGGTTCACGCCCGAGGATCTGGATCGGGCCTTCGCCCCCTTCCAGCGCCTGTCCGCCCGCCCCACCGGCGGCGAGCACAGCACCGGCCTCGGCCTGTCCATCGTCAAGCAGATGGTCGAGCTGAACGGCGGCCGCGTGTGGATCGAAGGCGACCGGGCCTGGGGCGGCGCCTTCCATGTGGAGATCCCGCTGCGGGAGCTGGAGCCGACGAGCGTACCGCTGGCGTGATCTCCGCCAGCCCGCGGTTCCGTGGCACGACCTTCTTGTCGGGATCCGGTTTCGGATGCGCCGCTGAATGGGTCCTCTGTCACTCGGCGGTCCCGTGGCATGACCTCCTCGCCGGGGCCCGACTCCGGATGCGCCCCCGGCGCATCCTCCGTCACCCGGCGGTCCCGTGGCATGACCTCCTCGCCGGGACCCGACTCCGAATGCGCCCCCGGCGCATCCTCCGTCACCCGGCGGTTCGGTGGCATGACCTCCTCGCCGGGACCCGACTCCGGATGCGCCCCCGGCGCATCCTCCGTCACCCGGCGGTCGGTCAGGGACAGAGTCCTCCGTCGACGTTGATGATCTGGCCGCTCATGTAGCTGGCCCAGTCGGAGCACAGGAAGGCCACCACGCCGGCCACCTCCTCCGGCTCGCCTTCGCGCTTGAGGATGGCGGGCGCCAGCATCTCCCGGCGGGCCTGCTCGGGCACGTCCTGGGTCAGTTCGGTGCGGATGAGGCCGGGATTCACGGCGTTCACCAGCACGCCGAAGGGCGCCATCTCCCGCGCCAGGCTGCGCGTGAGGGCGATGACGGCCCCCTTGCTCGCGCCGTAGTTGGTCTGCCCCGCCTTTCCGAGGATCCCGGTGGGGCTGACGATGTTGACGATGCGGCCCCACTTGCGGGCCATCATCCCCCGCACGACGGCCTTGGTGGCGTAGACCGTGCCCCGCAGGTTCACGTCCATCACCTCTTCCCACTTCTCGTCGCCCATGAGAATGAAGGGGCCGTCCTTCCGCGTTCCCGCGTTGTTCACGAGGATGTCCACGGGCCCCAGCTCCGCTTTCACGCGCTCCGCGGCGGCATCCATGTCCGCCTTCACCCGCACGTCGGCCAGCACCACCACGGCCCGGCGGCCCAGGTCCCGGATCTCCGTCGCTACCGCTTCGGCGAGGTCCAGGTTCTTCTGCGCATGCACCACCACGTCCGCGCCCCACCGCGCGAATTCCACGGCGATGGCCCGGCCGATGCCCCGCGAGGAGCCCGTCACGAAAGCGATGCGCCCCAGCAGGGGAGGCCGATTGAAGGTCATGGGACAACTCGAATCCAACGGATTAGGATGCCTGAGGGGGGAAAGCATGTCCAAGGATCTGGTCGCGCCCGAGGCCATGGAAGCCTTCCTGAAGGCGCACCCCGACTGGGTCGCCCAGGGCGACGCCCACGGCCTCACCCTGCGGCGGCGCTACGTCTTCTCCGCCTACGCCCGCGGCGTGGGCTTCGTGATGGCGGCCGCGGAGCACGCCGAGCGCGTGGATCACCACCCGGACCTGACCCTCGGCTACCGCTGGGTCGTGGCCGTCCTCACCAGTCACGTCAGCCGCGGCGTCACGCCGCGGGACCTGGATCTGGCGGAAGCGCTGGACCGGATGTATCGGGAGCACATCTAGGAAGCGCGCTTTCCGCGCCAGCCAAGCGTTTCCGCAAAGAAGGGAAGGAGCGGGGGCTGCGGGATGGACCCGCTTTCGCTCCGTCGGCAAATCCGGAAGGGTCGCGACGGACGCGGGAAGAATCCGCTTCGCCCTCGCAGACAAACGAGAGGGCGAAGCAGGTTCCCGGTTTCAGGGTTTCCGCGGCTTGGGCTTTCCGAACCGCGGCGCGGGCTTGCCCGCCGGACGCTCCGTCGAACCTTCCCGGCGGGGACGCGCGGAACGGTCGGCGGGGCCGTGGGCGGAACGCGGTCGCGCGTCGTCTTCGCCCGAGCGGGGGCGACTGGGGCGATCGGCCGGATTGAACGCGCGCCGGGGCCGCTCGTCGCCGTCATCGCGGCGGGGACGGGCCGGGCGATCCGAGGGGCCCGCGGTGCGCCGGGGGCGCTCATCTCCGTCGTCGCGACGGGGACGGGCAGGGCGCTCCGTGGAGCTGAACGTGCGGCGGGGTCGCTCGTCGCCGTCATCGCGCCGAGGCCGGGCGGGACGATCCGCGGGACCCGCGGTGCGCCGGGGGCGCTCATCACCGTCGTCGCGGCGAGGACGGGCAGGGCGCTCCGTGGAGCCGAACGTGCGGCGGGGCCGCTCGTCGCCATCCTCGCGGCGGGGCCGCGCGGGGCGATCCGTGGGACCTGCGGTGCGCCGGGGGCGCTCATCCCCGTCGTCACGACGAGGGCGGGCAGGACGGTCCGTGGAACCGAACGCGCGGCGAGGACGCTCGTCGCCGTCATCGCGACGGGGCCGTGCGGGTCGATCCGAGGGGCCCGCGGTGCGGCGGGGGCGCTCATCCCCATCGTCACGACGGGGACGGGCCGGACGGTCCGTGGAGCCGAACGTGCGGCGGGGCCGTTCGTCGCCATCCTCGCGGCGGGGCCGCGCGGGGCGATCCGTGGGACCTGCGGTGCGCCGGGAGCGCTCATCACCGTCATCACGACGGGGAGGGGCAGGGCGGTCCGTGGAAGCGAACGTGCGGCGCGGGCGTTCATCGCCGTCGTCTCGCCGCGGATGGGAGGGCCGATCCGAGGCGCCGAAGGGACGGCGGGGGCGGTCCTCTCCGTCCTCGCGGCGGGGCCGTTCGCCGTCGTCGCGCCGGGGACGCTCGTCGGGGCGGTCCTCGAAGCGCTTGGCGCGGGCCACGCGCTTGAGCTTGTGGTCGCGGCTTTCGGTGGGATGGAAGATGCCCTCTTCGCCCTGGACGCCCGTGGAAGCGCGGTGGATGCGGGCCTGGTTGCGGAGGGCCTTGAGGGCGGCCTCCATATCGGCGGGCATGGGCGCGGTGACGGTGACCTGGTCCTCGGTGACGGGGTGCTTGAAGCCCAGCAGCTCGGCGTGCAGGGCCTGGCGGTCGAGGAGCGGGCTCTCCACGCCGTAGACCTGGTCGCCCAGCAGCGGGAAGCCGCGGTCGGCGAACTGGACGCGGATCTGGTTGCGGCGGCCGGTTTCCAGACGCACTTCCACCACGGTGTGGCCCGGGAGGCGCTCCACCACGCGGTAGTGGGTGACGGCTTCCTTGGCGCCCGCGGGCATCCGCTTGCCGCCCCCGGGGCCCTTGCGGACCTTGGCCACGGACATCTTGAGCGACTTGGCGTGCTCGATCAGATGGCCCGCCAGGGTGCCGCTGTTCTCGGGCAATTCGCCCACGAGGACGGCGCGGTACACGCGCTGGAGGCGGTGCAGCTCGAAGTGCTTCTTGAGGCCGTGGAGGGCTTCGGGGGTCTTGGCGAAGACCAGGACGCCGCTGGTGAAGCGGTCCAGGCGGTGGACGATGAACAGGTTGAAGCGCTTGAACCCGCGGCGGCGGTAGGACTCGGTGATGGCCTCCGCCAGGCTGGGCTCGCCGCCCTGTTCCGCCGGCACCGTGAGCAGCCCCGCGGGCTTGAACACGAACAGCAGGTGATTGTCCTCCCACAGCGCCTCGTAGGGCCCCGCAGTCAGCTTCTTGGCGGGAGGCAGCACGTCGTAGACGAGCTCGGGGTCGAACGCGACCTTCACGGCGTCGCCCGCCTTCAGCCGGAGGCCGTGCTTGTCGGCGATCTCGCCGTTCACCGTCACGCAGCGGCCGTCGATGAAGCCCTTGGCCTGCCGGTGGCTGATGACCATCACCTTGTGCAGTTCCGAAGCCAGGGCCGCGCCCTCGTGCTCCGCCTGCCATTCCCGTTCGATGCGTGCCATGGCGCCGCCCTCCGTCATCGCCCCGCGTCCTTGCAAACGCCAAGCGGACATCCAGAAGATCACGGAAAAGAGTGGGCTCCTAACGAAAAGGGAGCGGCTGGGCCGCCCCCTTTCCACTGGGACTGGAAAAAAGCTACCGCTTCTCCCCCTTCGCGAAGTCGCCGGCCTTCACCACGACGAAGGCTTCCGGCCGCAGATACTTCCGCAGCGCGGCGTTGACCTCGTCCAGCTTGAGGGCCTTCACCTTGGCTTCCAGCTGGGCCTGGAAGAGGACCGGGCGGCCCAGATGGAGGCTGTCCGACAGCCACGCGGCGATCTCGCGATCCTCCTGGCGCTGGGCTTCTTCGCCCTGGAGCCAGGTCGTGCGGGCGAAATCCAGTTCCTCTTGCGTGAGGCCGTCCTTCAGGGCCCTCTGGATCTCCTCCTGGAAGGCGGCTTCGAGCTTCGCGCCGTTCTGGGGGGCATGGATGGCGTAGGCCTGCCAGGAGGCGACGGGATCCTGGCTGCTCACGTTCACGAAGGAGCCGGCGCCGTAGCTGAAGCCCTCCTTCTGGCGGAGGCGGTCGGCGATGCGGTTCTTCAGGGCGCCGCCGCCGAGGATCTGGTTGGCCATCAGGAAGGCTGGGTAGTCGGCGTCGGTGTCCTGCATGGCCCAGCGCTCCGCGGCCAGGAAGATGGCCATCTGCTTGTCGGGCGTCTCCAGCACCTTCACCTGGCCCGTCACGTCCTTCAGGCGGGCGGGAATGCGCTCGTAGGCCGAGGCGGATTTCCAGGTTCCGAAGAGGTCCGTGACCAGGCCCTGGATCTCCCGGGCGTCGAAGTCGCCGGAGGCGGCGAAGGTCCCGCAATCGGCGCCGTAGAAGGCGGCGTGGAAGGCCTTGAGATCCTCGGCCTTGGCGGCCTTCAGGTCCTGGAGCCGCGTCTCGAAGGGGCGGTAGGCGGAGGGATGCCCCGCCGGATAGGGATCGAAGGTGCGGCCCATGAAGTCCATGGCCTGGGCCTGGGGCTCCTGGCGCTGGGCCTCGATGCCCGTGGTCTGCTGCTTCACGAGGGTGTCGAGCTCCGCGGGGGGGAAGGCGGGCTCGCGCAGCACCTCGGCCGCCAGCTTCAGCGCTTCGGTGAGGTTCTCCCGCGGGACGGTGAGGCGCACCGCGGCGGACGTGGCGCCGCCCGTGAGGGCGACTTCGGCCTTCATCCTGTCGAAGGCGTCGGCCAGTTCCTGGCGGGAGTGCTTGAGGGTGCCGCGCAGCAGCATGTCGGCGGTGAGGCTGGGAACGGCGGCCTTGTTCCTCAGGGTGGCTTCCTGCCCGAAGTGGAGGGTGAACTGGACCGCGGCCATCCCGCCCTTGGTCTTCTTGGACAGGAGGGCGCCCTTCAGGCCATTGGGCGCGGTGAAGCGGACGGCCCGCTGGTCCACGTTGGCCGGGCTGGCGTCGAAGGCTTCGCCCTGGGCGACGGCCTTGCGGCCGGTGTAGCTCTTCACTTCGGCGGCAATATCGGGCACCGCCGGCACGTCGGTGCGATCCGGCTTGTCCGTGGGGACGTACTGGCCCAGGGTGCGGTTGCTGGGCTTGAAGTAGGCCAGCGCCGCGGCCTGGACCTGCTCCAGGGTGGCGGCCTCGGTGCGGTCCCGATCCAGGAACCACTGGCGCCAGTCGCCGGTGGCCATGGCTTCGCTCAGGCCGATCGCCATCGTCTTGGTGTCGGCCGTGGCCTGGTCGACGTTCTTCCGCGCCTGGGCCTTGGCCCGATCCAGTTCGGCCTGGGTGAGCGGCTTGTCCTTCAGGCCTTCCACTTCGCGCAGGAGCGCTTCCTTGGCCTTCTCCGGATCGCCGTCTTTGGGCAGGACCACCCCGAACATCTGAAGGCCCGGCTCGTAGGTGCTGAAGGACAGCGGGAACACTTGGGCCGCCAGCTTGGCTTCCACCAGGGCCTTGTACAGCCGGCCGCTGGGCGCGTCGGACAGGATGGCGGCGGCGAGGTCCGTGGCGCTGCGGTCAGGATGGGCGCCGGGCGCCACGTGGTAGCCCGCCACCAGGAGCGGCGTGCCGCCCACGCGGCGGATGGTGACCAGGCGCTCGCCGTCCTGGACGGGCTCCACGGTGTAGGTGGGCTCCAGCGTTCGGGCCGGAGCCTGGAGTTTCCCGAAGGCGGCCTGGAGGTAGGCCAGGGTCTGGGGCTCGTCGAACTTCCCGGCGACAAGCAGGATCGCGTTGTCCGGCTGGTAGTACTTCCGGTAGAAGGCCCGGAGGTGGTCCACGTTCACGTGCTCGATGTCGCTGCGGGCGCCGATGGCGGGCTTCCCGTAGTTGTGCCAGTCGAAGGCGGCCGACATCACCCGCAGGATCGTCGTGCGAAAGGGGCTGTTCTCGCCCGCCTCGAACTCGTTGCGCACCACGGTCATCTCGCCGCTCTTCCCGTCCTTGCCCCACAGGGTCTCGGCCGTGAAGGCGCTGTTCTGCATCCGGTCGGCTTCGAGGTCGAGGGCCTTCTTCAGGTTCGCCTCGGAGGCGGGAAAGGAGACGTAGTAGTTGGTGCGGTCGAAGTTGGTGGTGCCGTTGGCGTCGCCGCCCAGCTCGTTGAGGATCTTCCAGGTGTCGGGCCGGTCCTTCGTCCCCTTGAACAGCATGTGCTCCAGCAGGTGGGCCATGCCCGTTTCGCCGTAGTGTTCGTGGCGGCTGCCCACCAGGTAGGTGATGTTGGTGGTGACGGTGGGCTTGCTGGCGTCGGGGAACAGCAGGACCCGCAGGCCGTTGGCCAGCCGGTATTCGGTGATGCCCTCCACGGACGCCACTTTGACGGGGGCCGCCGGCGCGGTGGGCGCGGCCGCCTTGCGCCGGGGTGCCTTGGGGGCCTCCCCCGCCACCAGCGCGAGGGCCAGGACCCCGCTCAGGGGAAGGACGAGTCGACGGGAGAAGGGCATGGCGCCTCCTGGCTGGAAAAGACTTCGAAACGAGAGGCCTCAGCTTACGAGACCTTTTTCCAACGGAGGGTTAAGAATTGTTAAGGCTGGGCGAGCAGTGCTTCGAGCTGCGCCTGCCAGGCCGCGCGGAGATCCTCCATCCGGTGCCCCCGGCCCCGGTCGCTGGCGCTGAACAGCAGCCCGAGCGGGCTGGGATGGGGCAGGCGGTGCAGGTCCATGGGCGGGGCCTCTGGCAGGCGGGTGAGCACCCATTCCGCCCGCTTCCCCAGGGCGATGACCCTGAGCGGAGACGTCCGGCCCTTGGAGGCCCGGGCCAGTTCCGCCGTCAGCCGCGCCACGTTTTCCGGCGCCAGCAGGTCGCGGTTGGAGGGGGCGTGGAAGTGTTCGCCGTCCTTGGTGGGGCAGGCCGGGAACGCGTTGCTGAGGGCGGTTCCTTTGAGGCGCGGCGCCAGCTCCAGGCGCTTGAACCGCGCGCCGTTCCATTCCTCCCAGGCGGCTTCGGGGACTTCGGCTCGGCCCGTGGCGGCGAGGGCGCGGTAGACGGGAAGCCCGGCGGCGTCGCCCCAGAAGGGGATGCCCGACTGGTCGGC comes from the Geothrix sp. 21YS21S-4 genome and includes:
- a CDS encoding pseudouridine synthase translates to MARIEREWQAEHEGAALASELHKVMVISHRQAKGFIDGRCVTVNGEIADKHGLRLKAGDAVKVAFDPELVYDVLPPAKKLTAGPYEALWEDNHLLFVFKPAGLLTVPAEQGGEPSLAEAITESYRRRGFKRFNLFIVHRLDRFTSGVLVFAKTPEALHGLKKHFELHRLQRVYRAVLVGELPENSGTLAGHLIEHAKSLKMSVAKVRKGPGGGKRMPAGAKEAVTHYRVVERLPGHTVVEVRLETGRRNQIRVQFADRGFPLLGDQVYGVESPLLDRQALHAELLGFKHPVTEDQVTVTAPMPADMEAALKALRNQARIHRASTGVQGEEGIFHPTESRDHKLKRVARAKRFEDRPDERPRRDDGERPRREDGEDRPRRPFGASDRPSHPRRDDGDERPRRTFASTDRPAPPRRDDGDERSRRTAGPTDRPARPRREDGDERPRRTFGSTDRPARPRRDDGDERPRRTAGPSDRPARPRRDDGDERPRRAFGSTDRPARPRRDDGDERPRRTAGPTDRPARPRREDGDERPRRTFGSTERPARPRRDDGDERPRRTAGPADRPARPRRDDGDERPRRTFSSTERPARPRRDDGDERPRRTAGPSDRPARPRRDDGDERPRRAFNPADRPSRPRSGEDDARPRSAHGPADRSARPRREGSTERPAGKPAPRFGKPKPRKP
- a CDS encoding pitrilysin family protein, whose protein sequence is MPFSRRLVLPLSGVLALALVAGEAPKAPRRKAAAPTAPAAPVKVASVEGITEYRLANGLRVLLFPDASKPTVTTNITYLVGSRHEHYGETGMAHLLEHMLFKGTKDRPDTWKILNELGGDANGTTNFDRTNYYVSFPASEANLKKALDLEADRMQNSAFTAETLWGKDGKSGEMTVVRNEFEAGENSPFRTTILRVMSAAFDWHNYGKPAIGARSDIEHVNVDHLRAFYRKYYQPDNAILLVAGKFDEPQTLAYLQAAFGKLQAPARTLEPTYTVEPVQDGERLVTIRRVGGTPLLVAGYHVAPGAHPDRSATDLAAAILSDAPSGRLYKALVEAKLAAQVFPLSFSTYEPGLQMFGVVLPKDGDPEKAKEALLREVEGLKDKPLTQAELDRAKAQARKNVDQATADTKTMAIGLSEAMATGDWRQWFLDRDRTEAATLEQVQAAALAYFKPSNRTLGQYVPTDKPDRTDVPAVPDIAAEVKSYTGRKAVAQGEAFDASPANVDQRAVRFTAPNGLKGALLSKKTKGGMAAVQFTLHFGQEATLRNKAAVPSLTADMLLRGTLKHSRQELADAFDRMKAEVALTGGATSAAVRLTVPRENLTEALKLAAEVLREPAFPPAELDTLVKQQTTGIEAQRQEPQAQAMDFMGRTFDPYPAGHPSAYRPFETRLQDLKAAKAEDLKAFHAAFYGADCGTFAASGDFDAREIQGLVTDLFGTWKSASAYERIPARLKDVTGQVKVLETPDKQMAIFLAAERWAMQDTDADYPAFLMANQILGGGALKNRIADRLRQKEGFSYGAGSFVNVSSQDPVASWQAYAIHAPQNGAKLEAAFQEEIQRALKDGLTQEELDFARTTWLQGEEAQRQEDREIAAWLSDSLHLGRPVLFQAQLEAKVKALKLDEVNAALRKYLRPEAFVVVKAGDFAKGEKR
- a CDS encoding uracil-DNA glycosylase family protein — encoded protein: MARILGQAVAPLFPRSGAVSVMLFGEAPGPRGADQSGIPFWGDAAGLPVYRALAATGRAEVPEAAWEEWNGARFKRLELAPRLKGTALSNAFPACPTKDGEHFHAPSNRDLLAPENVARLTAELARASKGRTSPLRVIALGKRAEWVLTRLPEAPPMDLHRLPHPSPLGLLFSASDRGRGHRMEDLRAAWQAQLEALLAQP